CACATGATGCCAAACTTGAAGATAACAAGACTGAAGAATATAAAAAGATCTGGAATTCCGCAAAGGCAGAACTTACCCTTCGCGCCGTATTGAAAGCGTATGGCGCAAAAGGCTTCACGACAAACTTTGACGACCTTGGTGATGTAAATGTAGAAGAAACAGGCCATGGCTTTGACCAAATCCCTGGTTTAGCCTCACAACGTTTGATGAGTGAAGGTATCGGTTTCGGTGCAGAAGGTGACTGGAAGTCGGCTGCTCTCTACCGCACCACATGGTTTATGAGCCAAGGTCTGGAGGGAGGAACTTCTTTCCTTGAAGACTACACGCTGAACTTCGACGGCGAAAATACATCTATCCTTGAAGCTCACATGCTGGAAATCAATCCCGACATTGCTGAAGAGAAACCACGTTTGGAAGTACATTTCCTCGGTATAGGATATCGTAAGAGCAAGACTGCTCGCTTGGTTTTCACCAGCAAGCAGGGACATGGTGTTACTGCAACTATTGTAGATATGGGCAATCGCTTCCGCCTGATAGTTAATGATGTTAACCTCATCAAGTCGAAGCCGCTCCCAAAACTTCCTGTTGCCTCTGCACTTTGGGTTCCGGAGCCTTCATTCGAAGTTGGCGTAGGCTGTTGGATAAATGCAGGCGGCACACACCACTCTTGTTTCAGCTTCGGCCTTACAGACGAATACTGGCGAGACTTTGCAGAGATTGCCGACGTCGAAGCTTGTATCATCAACAAGGATACCGATTACGAACAATTCCGCAAAGAATTAAAGTTCAATGAAATATACTATATGTTGAACAAGGCTCTCCGCTAATTTATCTATCACGAATAAAATGAATGAAAAGAAAATAATAGAATCGGGCAAAGCCATTCTCGGTATTGAGTTTGGCTCTACCCGGATAAAAGCTGTTCTTATAGATCCAGAAAATCGCCCCATTTCACAAGGAAGCTTTGAATGGGAAAACAAATTAGTCGACGGACTGTGGACTTATAGTCTTGATGCTATATGGAATGGTTTACGGGAATGCTATGCCGACCTAAGGAAGAATGTAAAACAAACCTATGATGCAGAAATAGAGACATTGGCAGCTATCGGCATCAGCGCCATGATGCATGGCTACATGGCTTTCAATAAAAAAGAGGAAATACTTGTTCCTTTCCGCACATGGCGTAACACTAATACCGCAAAGGCTGCAAACGAACTCTCAAAACTGTTTAATTTCAACATTCCATTGCGTTGGAGCATTTCTCACCTCTACCAATGCATCCTTGACAAGGAAGAACACGTGCAGGATATAGACTTCCTAACCACATTGGCAGGCTATATTCACTGGCAACTTACAGGCGTAAAAGCACTTGGAGTCGGCGATGCTTCAGGTATGTTCCCCATTGATTCTGCAACCAAAGACTATGATGCTGCAATGATTGAAGAATTTAATCAACACATTGCTCATAATCATTTTCATTGGAACATACTTGATATACTTCCAAAAGTACTCTCAGCGGGTGAGAATGCCGGTGTATTAACCGAGAAAGGCGCCCTTCTGATAGACCCCTCCGGTCATCTTAAATCAGAGATTCCCGTCTGCCCGCCTGAAGGCGATGCGGGAACAGGCATGGTAGCTACCAACGCCATCAAGCAGCGTACCGGCAACGTTTCTGCCGGCACGTCCTCATTCTCAATGATTGTATTGGAGAAGAAACTTTCCAAACCCTACGAGATGATAGACATGGTGACTACGCCAGATGGCAGTCCTGTTGCAATGGTTCACTGCAACAACTGCACTTCAGATTTGAACTCCTGGGTAAACCTATTTAAAGAGTATCAGCAACTTATCGGCATTAAAGTCGACATGAATGAAGTGTTTGGGAAATTATATAACCATGCGCTTGAAGGAGATAAAGATTGCGGAGGCCTCATTGCATACAATTACATTTCTGGAGAACCCGTTACAGGATTGGCAGAAGGTCGTCCCCTATTCGTTCGTTCAGCCAATGACAAATTCAATCTGGCAAATTTCATGCGCGCCAATCTCTACGCATCAGTAGGCGTGCTTAAAATAGGCAATGACATTTTGTTTAACGAAGAAAAGATACGTGTTG
The nucleotide sequence above comes from Segatella oris. Encoded proteins:
- a CDS encoding xylulokinase, with translation MNEKKIIESGKAILGIEFGSTRIKAVLIDPENRPISQGSFEWENKLVDGLWTYSLDAIWNGLRECYADLRKNVKQTYDAEIETLAAIGISAMMHGYMAFNKKEEILVPFRTWRNTNTAKAANELSKLFNFNIPLRWSISHLYQCILDKEEHVQDIDFLTTLAGYIHWQLTGVKALGVGDASGMFPIDSATKDYDAAMIEEFNQHIAHNHFHWNILDILPKVLSAGENAGVLTEKGALLIDPSGHLKSEIPVCPPEGDAGTGMVATNAIKQRTGNVSAGTSSFSMIVLEKKLSKPYEMIDMVTTPDGSPVAMVHCNNCTSDLNSWVNLFKEYQQLIGIKVDMNEVFGKLYNHALEGDKDCGGLIAYNYISGEPVTGLAEGRPLFVRSANDKFNLANFMRANLYASVGVLKIGNDILFNEEKIRVDRITAHGGLFKTKGVGQRILAAALNSPISVMETAGEGGAWGIALLAGYLINKAVNQSLADYLDEKVFIGNIGTEITPTAEEVEGFNTYIENYKVGLPIEQAAVKFKK
- the araA gene encoding L-arabinose isomerase, with the protein product MIKAFENFEVWFVTGAQLLYGGDAVKQVDAHSKEMVEGLNTSGLLPVKVVYAGTANSSHEVADVMSRANNDKKCIGVITWMHTFSPAKMWIKGMQILHKPLLHLHTQYNQQIPWETMDMDFMNLNQSAHGDREFGHILSRLRKNHKTVVGYWKDEKTQKHIAVWERVCAGWADAQDCLILRFGDQMNNVAVTDGDKVAFEQVLGYHVDYCPFSEVLSYFDKIQDADVDELVKVYFKEYAHDAKLEDNKTEEYKKIWNSAKAELTLRAVLKAYGAKGFTTNFDDLGDVNVEETGHGFDQIPGLASQRLMSEGIGFGAEGDWKSAALYRTTWFMSQGLEGGTSFLEDYTLNFDGENTSILEAHMLEINPDIAEEKPRLEVHFLGIGYRKSKTARLVFTSKQGHGVTATIVDMGNRFRLIVNDVNLIKSKPLPKLPVASALWVPEPSFEVGVGCWINAGGTHHSCFSFGLTDEYWRDFAEIADVEACIINKDTDYEQFRKELKFNEIYYMLNKALR